The following proteins are encoded in a genomic region of Drosophila miranda strain MSH22 chromosome 4, D.miranda_PacBio2.1, whole genome shotgun sequence:
- the LOC108162364 gene encoding inhibitor of growth protein 4 isoform X2, producing MSSAVYLENYLDGLESLPTELERNFKLMRKLDDRAQTAMKSIDSHAKDFMRKLAESGALGEEERKERLEDIKALFGKAKEYSDDKVQLAIQTYELVDKQIRRLDNDLARFEGEIQEKASSTRAKSEEAVAKKGRKKAKDSKVTGKKKKSASSDEETGRGGSTQINANVSLNSSSNAGGQGTKKKKSKKVVEADDSEKDSCHTAATHPSDVMDMPVDPNEPTYCLCHQVSYGEMIGCDNPDCPIEWFHFACVGLTTKPKGKWFCPKCTQDRKKK from the exons ATGTCTTCCGCCGTGTACCTAGAGAACTATCTCGATG GATTGGAGAGTCTGCCGACAGAATTGGAGCGAAACTTTAAGCTGATGCGCAAACTGGACGATCGCGCCCAAACGGCTATGAAAAGCATTGACAGCCATGCCAAGGACTTTATGCGCAAGCTAGCCGAGAGCGGGGCCCTGGGCGAGGAGGAGCGGAAAGAGCGCTTGGAAGATATCAAGGCGCTCTTTGGCAAGGCCAAGGAATACAGCGACGACAAGGTACAGCTGGCCATACAGACTTACGAGCTGGTGGACAAACAGATCAGGCGTCTGGACAATGATTTGGCACGATTCGAGGGGGAGATCCAAGAGAAGGCCTCGTCCACGCGCGCTAAATCCGAGGAAGCGGTGGCCAAAA AGGGTCGAAAGAAAGCAAAGGACAGCAAGGTGACtgggaaaaagaaaaagtcCGCCTCCTCGGATGAGGAAACTGGGCGTGGCGGCAGCACCCAAATCAATGCCAATGTCAGCCTCAACTCCAGCAGCAATGCTGGAGGCCAAGGTACCAAAAAGAAAAAGTCAAAG AAAGTCGTCGAAGCGGATGACTCGGAGAAGGACTCCTGCCATACGGCCGCCACGCATCCCAGCGATGTCATGGACATGCCGGTGGACCCCAATGAACCAACGTACTGCCTTTGCCATCAGGTCTCCTATGGCGAGATGATTGGCTGCGATAACCCCGAT TGTCCCATCGAATGGTTCCACTTTGCCTGCGTCGGTCTCACCACGAAGCCAAAGGGCAAGTGGTTCTGCCCCAAGTGTACGCAGGACCGAAAAAAGAAATAG
- the LOC108162364 gene encoding inhibitor of growth protein 5 isoform X1, with amino-acid sequence MSSAVYLENYLDGLESLPTELERNFKLMRKLDDRAQTAMKSIDSHAKDFMRKLAESGALGEEERKERLEDIKALFGKAKEYSDDKVQLAIQTYELVDKQIRRLDNDLARFEGEIQEKASSTRAKSEEAVAKKGRKKAKDSKVTGKKKKSASSDEETGRGGSTQINANVSLNSSSNAGGQGTKKKKSKVNQEKETRKGGAQKKVVEADDSEKDSCHTAATHPSDVMDMPVDPNEPTYCLCHQVSYGEMIGCDNPDCPIEWFHFACVGLTTKPKGKWFCPKCTQDRKKK; translated from the exons ATGTCTTCCGCCGTGTACCTAGAGAACTATCTCGATG GATTGGAGAGTCTGCCGACAGAATTGGAGCGAAACTTTAAGCTGATGCGCAAACTGGACGATCGCGCCCAAACGGCTATGAAAAGCATTGACAGCCATGCCAAGGACTTTATGCGCAAGCTAGCCGAGAGCGGGGCCCTGGGCGAGGAGGAGCGGAAAGAGCGCTTGGAAGATATCAAGGCGCTCTTTGGCAAGGCCAAGGAATACAGCGACGACAAGGTACAGCTGGCCATACAGACTTACGAGCTGGTGGACAAACAGATCAGGCGTCTGGACAATGATTTGGCACGATTCGAGGGGGAGATCCAAGAGAAGGCCTCGTCCACGCGCGCTAAATCCGAGGAAGCGGTGGCCAAAA AGGGTCGAAAGAAAGCAAAGGACAGCAAGGTGACtgggaaaaagaaaaagtcCGCCTCCTCGGATGAGGAAACTGGGCGTGGCGGCAGCACCCAAATCAATGCCAATGTCAGCCTCAACTCCAGCAGCAATGCTGGAGGCCAAGGTACCAAAAAGAAAAAGTCAAAGGTAAATCAAGAAAAAGAAACACGCAAGGGGGGCGCACAAAAG AAAGTCGTCGAAGCGGATGACTCGGAGAAGGACTCCTGCCATACGGCCGCCACGCATCCCAGCGATGTCATGGACATGCCGGTGGACCCCAATGAACCAACGTACTGCCTTTGCCATCAGGTCTCCTATGGCGAGATGATTGGCTGCGATAACCCCGAT TGTCCCATCGAATGGTTCCACTTTGCCTGCGTCGGTCTCACCACGAAGCCAAAGGGCAAGTGGTTCTGCCCCAAGTGTACGCAGGACCGAAAAAAGAAATAG